The following proteins are encoded in a genomic region of Desmodus rotundus isolate HL8 unplaced genomic scaffold, HLdesRot8A.1 manual_scaffold_92, whole genome shotgun sequence:
- the LOC112314609 gene encoding coiled-coil domain-containing protein 24 isoform X5, which translates to MPGDSPSIWDLVEEHVPLPELPEVKRILGETTVDLSRELRAEFSLQVLMLRSLLGEARSSQVSDSRPTSEASSLLAPPPVLRDLVRQELRQLLQGLRQKAINEGRDQTQAWVRCSPRVLRFALEESRCDFPGQEIFQMRAGEPRGLLEEECRTLEREIPILQCCLEEEYTGVSQPSGATLEPTLAELKEQKAAMQQELQAPLRANCVAPSHSSLWDPPSRASDPRLTSMELLEFGPGLSSDAYLLLLWNRGLKAWLPPAAGDGSFSAVPGKGRLLPQCPVQCPRPQPDRLGMKAALASAGTRPICYCHFSVAMAQPA; encoded by the exons ATGCCTGGGGACTCCCCATCGATTTGGGATCTGGTAGAGGAGCACGTTCCGCTCCCGGAGCTGCCCGAAGTGAAGAGGATTCTGGGGGAGACGACGGTGGACCTGAGCCGGGAGCTGCGGGCAGAG TTCTCCCTGCAGGTGCTGATGTTACGGTCCCTGCTAGGAGAGGCTCGATCCTCCCAAGTCTCTGATTCCCGCCCCACCTCTGAAGCCTCCTCCCTTCTGGCACCACCGCCCGTGCTAAGAGATCTCGTGCGCCAGGAACTACGGCAGCTGCTCCAAGGTCTCCGCCAGAAAGCCATCAATGAGGGCAG GGACCAGACCCAGGCTTGGGTCCGGTGTAGCCCCAGGGTCCTGCGCTTTGCCTTGGAGGAGTCCAGGTGTGATTTTCCAGGACAGGAGATATTCCAGATGAGAGCTGGTGAACCCAG gggcctcctggaggaggagtGTCGCACCTTGGAGAGGGAGATCCCTATCCTGCAG TGCTGCCTGGAAGAGGAGTACACAGGGGTATCCCAGCCCTCTGGAGCCACCTTAGAGCCCACCCTGGCAG AACTAAAGGAACAGAAGGCAGCCATGCAACAGGAGCTGCAGGCACCTCTGAGGGCTAACTGCGTTGCCCCAAGCCACAG CAGCCTTTGGGATCCTCCATCCAGGGCCTCAGACCCTCGCCTTACCTCCATGGAGCTGCTGGAGTTTGGGCCGGGCCTCTCCAGCGATGCCTACCTGCTCCTCCTCTGGAACAGAGGCCTCAAGGCCTGGCTGCCACCCGCCGCTGGGGACGGAAGCTTCAGTGCAGTCCCAGGAAAAGGCCGGCTTCTACCTCAATGTCCAGTGCAGTGCCCTAGACCCCAACCTGACAGGCTGGGCATGAAGGCGGCTTTGGCTTCTGCTGGAACTCGCCCCATCTGCTACTGCCACTTCTCAGTTGCCATGGCCCAACCTGCTTGA
- the LOC112314609 gene encoding coiled-coil domain-containing protein 24 isoform X8, which translates to MPGDSPSIWDLVEEHVPLPELPEVKRILGETTVDLSRELRAEFSLQVLMLRSLLGEARSSQVSDSRPTSEASSLLAPPPVLRDLVRQELRQLLQGLRQKAINEGRDQTQAWVRCSPRVLRFALEESRCDFPGQEIFQMRAGEPSCHRDLSVIKDQLNMSNIDQVTGHLRGLLEEECRTLEREIPILQCCLEEEYTGVSQPSGATLEPTLAELKEQKAAMQQELQAPLRANCVAPSHRQQPLGSSIQGLRPSPYLHGAAGVWAGPLQRCLPAPPLEQRPQGLAATRRWGRKLQCSPRKRPASTSMSSAVP; encoded by the exons ATGCCTGGGGACTCCCCATCGATTTGGGATCTGGTAGAGGAGCACGTTCCGCTCCCGGAGCTGCCCGAAGTGAAGAGGATTCTGGGGGAGACGACGGTGGACCTGAGCCGGGAGCTGCGGGCAGAG TTCTCCCTGCAGGTGCTGATGTTACGGTCCCTGCTAGGAGAGGCTCGATCCTCCCAAGTCTCTGATTCCCGCCCCACCTCTGAAGCCTCCTCCCTTCTGGCACCACCGCCCGTGCTAAGAGATCTCGTGCGCCAGGAACTACGGCAGCTGCTCCAAGGTCTCCGCCAGAAAGCCATCAATGAGGGCAG GGACCAGACCCAGGCTTGGGTCCGGTGTAGCCCCAGGGTCCTGCGCTTTGCCTTGGAGGAGTCCAGGTGTGATTTTCCAGGACAGGAGATATTCCAGATGAGAGCTGGTGAACCCAG CTGTCACAGGGACCTCAGTGTTATCAAGGACCAACTGAACATGTCCAACATCGATCAGGTTACCGGACACCTGCG gggcctcctggaggaggagtGTCGCACCTTGGAGAGGGAGATCCCTATCCTGCAG TGCTGCCTGGAAGAGGAGTACACAGGGGTATCCCAGCCCTCTGGAGCCACCTTAGAGCCCACCCTGGCAG AACTAAAGGAACAGAAGGCAGCCATGCAACAGGAGCTGCAGGCACCTCTGAGGGCTAACTGCGTTGCCCCAAGCCACAG GCAGCAGCCTTTGGGATCCTCCATCCAGGGCCTCAGACCCTCGCCTTACCTCCATGGAGCTGCTGGAGTTTGGGCCGGGCCTCTCCAGCGATGCCTACCTGCTCCTCCTCTGGAACAGAGGCCTCAAGGCCTGGCTGCCACCCGCCGCTGGGGACGGAAGCTTCAGTGCAGTCCCAGGAAAAGGCCGGCTTCTACCTCAATGTCCAGTGCAGTGCCCTAG
- the LOC112314609 gene encoding coiled-coil domain-containing protein 24 isoform X10 produces MPGDSPSIWDLVEEHVPLPELPEVKRILGETTVDLSRELRAEVLMLRSLLGEARSSQVSDSRPTSEASSLLAPPPVLRDLVRQELRQLLQGLRQKAINEGRDQTQAWVRCSPRVLRFALEESRCDFPGQEIFQMRAGEPSCHRDLSVIKDQLNMSNIDQVTGHLRGLLEEECRTLEREIPILQCCLEEEYTGVSQPSGATLEPTLAELKEQKAAMQQELQAPLRANCVAPSHRQQPLGSSIQGLRPSPYLHGAAGVWAGPLQRCLPAPPLEQRPQGLAATRRWGRKLQCSPRKRPASTSMSSAVP; encoded by the exons ATGCCTGGGGACTCCCCATCGATTTGGGATCTGGTAGAGGAGCACGTTCCGCTCCCGGAGCTGCCCGAAGTGAAGAGGATTCTGGGGGAGACGACGGTGGACCTGAGCCGGGAGCTGCGGGCAGAG GTGCTGATGTTACGGTCCCTGCTAGGAGAGGCTCGATCCTCCCAAGTCTCTGATTCCCGCCCCACCTCTGAAGCCTCCTCCCTTCTGGCACCACCGCCCGTGCTAAGAGATCTCGTGCGCCAGGAACTACGGCAGCTGCTCCAAGGTCTCCGCCAGAAAGCCATCAATGAGGGCAG GGACCAGACCCAGGCTTGGGTCCGGTGTAGCCCCAGGGTCCTGCGCTTTGCCTTGGAGGAGTCCAGGTGTGATTTTCCAGGACAGGAGATATTCCAGATGAGAGCTGGTGAACCCAG CTGTCACAGGGACCTCAGTGTTATCAAGGACCAACTGAACATGTCCAACATCGATCAGGTTACCGGACACCTGCG gggcctcctggaggaggagtGTCGCACCTTGGAGAGGGAGATCCCTATCCTGCAG TGCTGCCTGGAAGAGGAGTACACAGGGGTATCCCAGCCCTCTGGAGCCACCTTAGAGCCCACCCTGGCAG AACTAAAGGAACAGAAGGCAGCCATGCAACAGGAGCTGCAGGCACCTCTGAGGGCTAACTGCGTTGCCCCAAGCCACAG GCAGCAGCCTTTGGGATCCTCCATCCAGGGCCTCAGACCCTCGCCTTACCTCCATGGAGCTGCTGGAGTTTGGGCCGGGCCTCTCCAGCGATGCCTACCTGCTCCTCCTCTGGAACAGAGGCCTCAAGGCCTGGCTGCCACCCGCCGCTGGGGACGGAAGCTTCAGTGCAGTCCCAGGAAAAGGCCGGCTTCTACCTCAATGTCCAGTGCAGTGCCCTAG
- the LOC112314609 gene encoding coiled-coil domain-containing protein 24 isoform X6 produces the protein MPGDSPSIWDLVEEHVPLPELPEVKRILGETTVDLSRELRAEFSLQVLMLRSLLGEARSSQVSDSRPTSEASSLLAPPPVLRDLVRQELRQLLQGLRQKAINEGRDQTQAWVRCSPRVLRFALEESRCDFPGQEIFQMRAGEPSSCHRDLSVIKDQLNMSNIDQVTGHLRGLLEEECRTLEREIPILQCCLEEEYTGVSQPSGATLEPTLAELKEQKAAMQQELQAPLRANCVAPSHSGYSLFRQQPLGSSIQGLRPSPYLHGAAGVWAGPLQRCLPAPPLEQRPQGLAATRRWGRKLQCSPRKRPASTSMSSAVP, from the exons ATGCCTGGGGACTCCCCATCGATTTGGGATCTGGTAGAGGAGCACGTTCCGCTCCCGGAGCTGCCCGAAGTGAAGAGGATTCTGGGGGAGACGACGGTGGACCTGAGCCGGGAGCTGCGGGCAGAG TTCTCCCTGCAGGTGCTGATGTTACGGTCCCTGCTAGGAGAGGCTCGATCCTCCCAAGTCTCTGATTCCCGCCCCACCTCTGAAGCCTCCTCCCTTCTGGCACCACCGCCCGTGCTAAGAGATCTCGTGCGCCAGGAACTACGGCAGCTGCTCCAAGGTCTCCGCCAGAAAGCCATCAATGAGGGCAG GGACCAGACCCAGGCTTGGGTCCGGTGTAGCCCCAGGGTCCTGCGCTTTGCCTTGGAGGAGTCCAGGTGTGATTTTCCAGGACAGGAGATATTCCAGATGAGAGCTGGTGAACCCAG TAGCTGTCACAGGGACCTCAGTGTTATCAAGGACCAACTGAACATGTCCAACATCGATCAGGTTACCGGACACCTGCG gggcctcctggaggaggagtGTCGCACCTTGGAGAGGGAGATCCCTATCCTGCAG TGCTGCCTGGAAGAGGAGTACACAGGGGTATCCCAGCCCTCTGGAGCCACCTTAGAGCCCACCCTGGCAG AACTAAAGGAACAGAAGGCAGCCATGCAACAGGAGCTGCAGGCACCTCTGAGGGCTAACTGCGTTGCCCCAAGCCACAG TGGCTACTCCTTGTTCAGGCAGCAGCCTTTGGGATCCTCCATCCAGGGCCTCAGACCCTCGCCTTACCTCCATGGAGCTGCTGGAGTTTGGGCCGGGCCTCTCCAGCGATGCCTACCTGCTCCTCCTCTGGAACAGAGGCCTCAAGGCCTGGCTGCCACCCGCCGCTGGGGACGGAAGCTTCAGTGCAGTCCCAGGAAAAGGCCGGCTTCTACCTCAATGTCCAGTGCAGTGCCCTAG
- the LOC112314609 gene encoding coiled-coil domain-containing protein 24 isoform X7, whose translation MPGDSPSIWDLVEEHVPLPELPEVKRILGETTVDLSRELRAEFSLQVLMLRSLLGEARSSQVSDSRPTSEASSLLAPPPVLRDLVRQELRQLLQGLRQKAINEGRDQTQAWVRCSPRVLRFALEESRCDFPGQEIFQMRAGEPSSCHRDLSVIKDQLNMSNIDQVTGHLRGLLEEECRTLEREIPILQCCLEEEYTGVSQPSGATLEPTLAELKEQKAAMQQELQAPLRANCVAPSHRQQPLGSSIQGLRPSPYLHGAAGVWAGPLQRCLPAPPLEQRPQGLAATRRWGRKLQCSPRKRPASTSMSSAVP comes from the exons ATGCCTGGGGACTCCCCATCGATTTGGGATCTGGTAGAGGAGCACGTTCCGCTCCCGGAGCTGCCCGAAGTGAAGAGGATTCTGGGGGAGACGACGGTGGACCTGAGCCGGGAGCTGCGGGCAGAG TTCTCCCTGCAGGTGCTGATGTTACGGTCCCTGCTAGGAGAGGCTCGATCCTCCCAAGTCTCTGATTCCCGCCCCACCTCTGAAGCCTCCTCCCTTCTGGCACCACCGCCCGTGCTAAGAGATCTCGTGCGCCAGGAACTACGGCAGCTGCTCCAAGGTCTCCGCCAGAAAGCCATCAATGAGGGCAG GGACCAGACCCAGGCTTGGGTCCGGTGTAGCCCCAGGGTCCTGCGCTTTGCCTTGGAGGAGTCCAGGTGTGATTTTCCAGGACAGGAGATATTCCAGATGAGAGCTGGTGAACCCAG TAGCTGTCACAGGGACCTCAGTGTTATCAAGGACCAACTGAACATGTCCAACATCGATCAGGTTACCGGACACCTGCG gggcctcctggaggaggagtGTCGCACCTTGGAGAGGGAGATCCCTATCCTGCAG TGCTGCCTGGAAGAGGAGTACACAGGGGTATCCCAGCCCTCTGGAGCCACCTTAGAGCCCACCCTGGCAG AACTAAAGGAACAGAAGGCAGCCATGCAACAGGAGCTGCAGGCACCTCTGAGGGCTAACTGCGTTGCCCCAAGCCACAG GCAGCAGCCTTTGGGATCCTCCATCCAGGGCCTCAGACCCTCGCCTTACCTCCATGGAGCTGCTGGAGTTTGGGCCGGGCCTCTCCAGCGATGCCTACCTGCTCCTCCTCTGGAACAGAGGCCTCAAGGCCTGGCTGCCACCCGCCGCTGGGGACGGAAGCTTCAGTGCAGTCCCAGGAAAAGGCCGGCTTCTACCTCAATGTCCAGTGCAGTGCCCTAG
- the LOC112314609 gene encoding coiled-coil domain-containing protein 24 isoform X4 → MPGDSPSIWDLVEEHVPLPELPEVKRILGETTVDLSRELRAEFSLQVLMLRSLLGEARSSQVSDSRPTSEASSLLAPPPVLRDLVRQELRQLLQGLRQKAINEGRDQTQAWVRCSPRVLRFALEESRCDFPGQEIFQMRAGEPSSCHRDLSVIKDQLNMSNIDQVTGHLRGLLEEECRTLEREIPILQCCLEEEYTGVSQPSGATLEPTLAELKEQKAAMQQELQAPLRANCVAPSHRASDPRLTSMELLEFGPGLSSDAYLLLLWNRGLKAWLPPAAGDGSFSAVPGKGRLLPQCPVQCPRPQPDRLGMKAALASAGTRPICYCHFSVAMAQPA, encoded by the exons ATGCCTGGGGACTCCCCATCGATTTGGGATCTGGTAGAGGAGCACGTTCCGCTCCCGGAGCTGCCCGAAGTGAAGAGGATTCTGGGGGAGACGACGGTGGACCTGAGCCGGGAGCTGCGGGCAGAG TTCTCCCTGCAGGTGCTGATGTTACGGTCCCTGCTAGGAGAGGCTCGATCCTCCCAAGTCTCTGATTCCCGCCCCACCTCTGAAGCCTCCTCCCTTCTGGCACCACCGCCCGTGCTAAGAGATCTCGTGCGCCAGGAACTACGGCAGCTGCTCCAAGGTCTCCGCCAGAAAGCCATCAATGAGGGCAG GGACCAGACCCAGGCTTGGGTCCGGTGTAGCCCCAGGGTCCTGCGCTTTGCCTTGGAGGAGTCCAGGTGTGATTTTCCAGGACAGGAGATATTCCAGATGAGAGCTGGTGAACCCAG TAGCTGTCACAGGGACCTCAGTGTTATCAAGGACCAACTGAACATGTCCAACATCGATCAGGTTACCGGACACCTGCG gggcctcctggaggaggagtGTCGCACCTTGGAGAGGGAGATCCCTATCCTGCAG TGCTGCCTGGAAGAGGAGTACACAGGGGTATCCCAGCCCTCTGGAGCCACCTTAGAGCCCACCCTGGCAG AACTAAAGGAACAGAAGGCAGCCATGCAACAGGAGCTGCAGGCACCTCTGAGGGCTAACTGCGTTGCCCCAAGCCACAG GGCCTCAGACCCTCGCCTTACCTCCATGGAGCTGCTGGAGTTTGGGCCGGGCCTCTCCAGCGATGCCTACCTGCTCCTCCTCTGGAACAGAGGCCTCAAGGCCTGGCTGCCACCCGCCGCTGGGGACGGAAGCTTCAGTGCAGTCCCAGGAAAAGGCCGGCTTCTACCTCAATGTCCAGTGCAGTGCCCTAGACCCCAACCTGACAGGCTGGGCATGAAGGCGGCTTTGGCTTCTGCTGGAACTCGCCCCATCTGCTACTGCCACTTCTCAGTTGCCATGGCCCAACCTGCTTGA
- the LOC112314609 gene encoding coiled-coil domain-containing protein 24 isoform X1, protein MPGDSPSIWDLVEEHVPLPELPEVKRILGETTVDLSRELRAEFSLQVLMLRSLLGEARSSQVSDSRPTSEASSLLAPPPVLRDLVRQELRQLLQGLRQKAINEGRDQTQAWVRCSPRVLRFALEESRCDFPGQEIFQMRAGEPSSCHRDLSVIKDQLNMSNIDQVTGHLRGLLEEECRTLEREIPILQCCLEEEYTGVSQPSGATLEPTLAELKEQKAAMQQELQAPLRANCVAPSHSSLWDPPSRASDPRLTSMELLEFGPGLSSDAYLLLLWNRGLKAWLPPAAGDGSFSAVPGKGRLLPQCPVQCPRPQPDRLGMKAALASAGTRPICYCHFSVAMAQPA, encoded by the exons ATGCCTGGGGACTCCCCATCGATTTGGGATCTGGTAGAGGAGCACGTTCCGCTCCCGGAGCTGCCCGAAGTGAAGAGGATTCTGGGGGAGACGACGGTGGACCTGAGCCGGGAGCTGCGGGCAGAG TTCTCCCTGCAGGTGCTGATGTTACGGTCCCTGCTAGGAGAGGCTCGATCCTCCCAAGTCTCTGATTCCCGCCCCACCTCTGAAGCCTCCTCCCTTCTGGCACCACCGCCCGTGCTAAGAGATCTCGTGCGCCAGGAACTACGGCAGCTGCTCCAAGGTCTCCGCCAGAAAGCCATCAATGAGGGCAG GGACCAGACCCAGGCTTGGGTCCGGTGTAGCCCCAGGGTCCTGCGCTTTGCCTTGGAGGAGTCCAGGTGTGATTTTCCAGGACAGGAGATATTCCAGATGAGAGCTGGTGAACCCAG TAGCTGTCACAGGGACCTCAGTGTTATCAAGGACCAACTGAACATGTCCAACATCGATCAGGTTACCGGACACCTGCG gggcctcctggaggaggagtGTCGCACCTTGGAGAGGGAGATCCCTATCCTGCAG TGCTGCCTGGAAGAGGAGTACACAGGGGTATCCCAGCCCTCTGGAGCCACCTTAGAGCCCACCCTGGCAG AACTAAAGGAACAGAAGGCAGCCATGCAACAGGAGCTGCAGGCACCTCTGAGGGCTAACTGCGTTGCCCCAAGCCACAG CAGCCTTTGGGATCCTCCATCCAGGGCCTCAGACCCTCGCCTTACCTCCATGGAGCTGCTGGAGTTTGGGCCGGGCCTCTCCAGCGATGCCTACCTGCTCCTCCTCTGGAACAGAGGCCTCAAGGCCTGGCTGCCACCCGCCGCTGGGGACGGAAGCTTCAGTGCAGTCCCAGGAAAAGGCCGGCTTCTACCTCAATGTCCAGTGCAGTGCCCTAGACCCCAACCTGACAGGCTGGGCATGAAGGCGGCTTTGGCTTCTGCTGGAACTCGCCCCATCTGCTACTGCCACTTCTCAGTTGCCATGGCCCAACCTGCTTGA
- the LOC112314609 gene encoding coiled-coil domain-containing protein 24 isoform X9, which produces MPGDSPSIWDLVEEHVPLPELPEVKRILGETTVDLSRELRAEVLMLRSLLGEARSSQVSDSRPTSEASSLLAPPPVLRDLVRQELRQLLQGLRQKAINEGRDQTQAWVRCSPRVLRFALEESRCDFPGQEIFQMRAGEPSSCHRDLSVIKDQLNMSNIDQVTGHLRGLLEEECRTLEREIPILQCCLEEEYTGVSQPSGATLEPTLAELKEQKAAMQQELQAPLRANCVAPSHRQQPLGSSIQGLRPSPYLHGAAGVWAGPLQRCLPAPPLEQRPQGLAATRRWGRKLQCSPRKRPASTSMSSAVP; this is translated from the exons ATGCCTGGGGACTCCCCATCGATTTGGGATCTGGTAGAGGAGCACGTTCCGCTCCCGGAGCTGCCCGAAGTGAAGAGGATTCTGGGGGAGACGACGGTGGACCTGAGCCGGGAGCTGCGGGCAGAG GTGCTGATGTTACGGTCCCTGCTAGGAGAGGCTCGATCCTCCCAAGTCTCTGATTCCCGCCCCACCTCTGAAGCCTCCTCCCTTCTGGCACCACCGCCCGTGCTAAGAGATCTCGTGCGCCAGGAACTACGGCAGCTGCTCCAAGGTCTCCGCCAGAAAGCCATCAATGAGGGCAG GGACCAGACCCAGGCTTGGGTCCGGTGTAGCCCCAGGGTCCTGCGCTTTGCCTTGGAGGAGTCCAGGTGTGATTTTCCAGGACAGGAGATATTCCAGATGAGAGCTGGTGAACCCAG TAGCTGTCACAGGGACCTCAGTGTTATCAAGGACCAACTGAACATGTCCAACATCGATCAGGTTACCGGACACCTGCG gggcctcctggaggaggagtGTCGCACCTTGGAGAGGGAGATCCCTATCCTGCAG TGCTGCCTGGAAGAGGAGTACACAGGGGTATCCCAGCCCTCTGGAGCCACCTTAGAGCCCACCCTGGCAG AACTAAAGGAACAGAAGGCAGCCATGCAACAGGAGCTGCAGGCACCTCTGAGGGCTAACTGCGTTGCCCCAAGCCACAG GCAGCAGCCTTTGGGATCCTCCATCCAGGGCCTCAGACCCTCGCCTTACCTCCATGGAGCTGCTGGAGTTTGGGCCGGGCCTCTCCAGCGATGCCTACCTGCTCCTCCTCTGGAACAGAGGCCTCAAGGCCTGGCTGCCACCCGCCGCTGGGGACGGAAGCTTCAGTGCAGTCCCAGGAAAAGGCCGGCTTCTACCTCAATGTCCAGTGCAGTGCCCTAG
- the LOC112314609 gene encoding coiled-coil domain-containing protein 24 isoform X3, giving the protein MPGDSPSIWDLVEEHVPLPELPEVKRILGETTVDLSRELRAEVLMLRSLLGEARSSQVSDSRPTSEASSLLAPPPVLRDLVRQELRQLLQGLRQKAINEGRDQTQAWVRCSPRVLRFALEESRCDFPGQEIFQMRAGEPSSCHRDLSVIKDQLNMSNIDQVTGHLRGLLEEECRTLEREIPILQCCLEEEYTGVSQPSGATLEPTLAELKEQKAAMQQELQAPLRANCVAPSHSSLWDPPSRASDPRLTSMELLEFGPGLSSDAYLLLLWNRGLKAWLPPAAGDGSFSAVPGKGRLLPQCPVQCPRPQPDRLGMKAALASAGTRPICYCHFSVAMAQPA; this is encoded by the exons ATGCCTGGGGACTCCCCATCGATTTGGGATCTGGTAGAGGAGCACGTTCCGCTCCCGGAGCTGCCCGAAGTGAAGAGGATTCTGGGGGAGACGACGGTGGACCTGAGCCGGGAGCTGCGGGCAGAG GTGCTGATGTTACGGTCCCTGCTAGGAGAGGCTCGATCCTCCCAAGTCTCTGATTCCCGCCCCACCTCTGAAGCCTCCTCCCTTCTGGCACCACCGCCCGTGCTAAGAGATCTCGTGCGCCAGGAACTACGGCAGCTGCTCCAAGGTCTCCGCCAGAAAGCCATCAATGAGGGCAG GGACCAGACCCAGGCTTGGGTCCGGTGTAGCCCCAGGGTCCTGCGCTTTGCCTTGGAGGAGTCCAGGTGTGATTTTCCAGGACAGGAGATATTCCAGATGAGAGCTGGTGAACCCAG TAGCTGTCACAGGGACCTCAGTGTTATCAAGGACCAACTGAACATGTCCAACATCGATCAGGTTACCGGACACCTGCG gggcctcctggaggaggagtGTCGCACCTTGGAGAGGGAGATCCCTATCCTGCAG TGCTGCCTGGAAGAGGAGTACACAGGGGTATCCCAGCCCTCTGGAGCCACCTTAGAGCCCACCCTGGCAG AACTAAAGGAACAGAAGGCAGCCATGCAACAGGAGCTGCAGGCACCTCTGAGGGCTAACTGCGTTGCCCCAAGCCACAG CAGCCTTTGGGATCCTCCATCCAGGGCCTCAGACCCTCGCCTTACCTCCATGGAGCTGCTGGAGTTTGGGCCGGGCCTCTCCAGCGATGCCTACCTGCTCCTCCTCTGGAACAGAGGCCTCAAGGCCTGGCTGCCACCCGCCGCTGGGGACGGAAGCTTCAGTGCAGTCCCAGGAAAAGGCCGGCTTCTACCTCAATGTCCAGTGCAGTGCCCTAGACCCCAACCTGACAGGCTGGGCATGAAGGCGGCTTTGGCTTCTGCTGGAACTCGCCCCATCTGCTACTGCCACTTCTCAGTTGCCATGGCCCAACCTGCTTGA
- the LOC112314609 gene encoding coiled-coil domain-containing protein 24 isoform X2: MPGDSPSIWDLVEEHVPLPELPEVKRILGETTVDLSRELRAEFSLQVLMLRSLLGEARSSQVSDSRPTSEASSLLAPPPVLRDLVRQELRQLLQGLRQKAINEGRDQTQAWVRCSPRVLRFALEESRCDFPGQEIFQMRAGEPSCHRDLSVIKDQLNMSNIDQVTGHLRGLLEEECRTLEREIPILQCCLEEEYTGVSQPSGATLEPTLAELKEQKAAMQQELQAPLRANCVAPSHSSLWDPPSRASDPRLTSMELLEFGPGLSSDAYLLLLWNRGLKAWLPPAAGDGSFSAVPGKGRLLPQCPVQCPRPQPDRLGMKAALASAGTRPICYCHFSVAMAQPA, from the exons ATGCCTGGGGACTCCCCATCGATTTGGGATCTGGTAGAGGAGCACGTTCCGCTCCCGGAGCTGCCCGAAGTGAAGAGGATTCTGGGGGAGACGACGGTGGACCTGAGCCGGGAGCTGCGGGCAGAG TTCTCCCTGCAGGTGCTGATGTTACGGTCCCTGCTAGGAGAGGCTCGATCCTCCCAAGTCTCTGATTCCCGCCCCACCTCTGAAGCCTCCTCCCTTCTGGCACCACCGCCCGTGCTAAGAGATCTCGTGCGCCAGGAACTACGGCAGCTGCTCCAAGGTCTCCGCCAGAAAGCCATCAATGAGGGCAG GGACCAGACCCAGGCTTGGGTCCGGTGTAGCCCCAGGGTCCTGCGCTTTGCCTTGGAGGAGTCCAGGTGTGATTTTCCAGGACAGGAGATATTCCAGATGAGAGCTGGTGAACCCAG CTGTCACAGGGACCTCAGTGTTATCAAGGACCAACTGAACATGTCCAACATCGATCAGGTTACCGGACACCTGCG gggcctcctggaggaggagtGTCGCACCTTGGAGAGGGAGATCCCTATCCTGCAG TGCTGCCTGGAAGAGGAGTACACAGGGGTATCCCAGCCCTCTGGAGCCACCTTAGAGCCCACCCTGGCAG AACTAAAGGAACAGAAGGCAGCCATGCAACAGGAGCTGCAGGCACCTCTGAGGGCTAACTGCGTTGCCCCAAGCCACAG CAGCCTTTGGGATCCTCCATCCAGGGCCTCAGACCCTCGCCTTACCTCCATGGAGCTGCTGGAGTTTGGGCCGGGCCTCTCCAGCGATGCCTACCTGCTCCTCCTCTGGAACAGAGGCCTCAAGGCCTGGCTGCCACCCGCCGCTGGGGACGGAAGCTTCAGTGCAGTCCCAGGAAAAGGCCGGCTTCTACCTCAATGTCCAGTGCAGTGCCCTAGACCCCAACCTGACAGGCTGGGCATGAAGGCGGCTTTGGCTTCTGCTGGAACTCGCCCCATCTGCTACTGCCACTTCTCAGTTGCCATGGCCCAACCTGCTTGA